In Aspergillus oryzae RIB40 DNA, chromosome 6, one genomic interval encodes:
- a CDS encoding uncharacterized protein (reverse transcriptase) has translation MTTPNLRLVQLNIWKSRAGMEALINDSQTQNLDILLIQEPPLTAYSTHVNHSAWHLYQSTCQEDTPKKRSLLYVNRRISTASHRQIKCNHPDVTAVKMWTMERQMLIFSIYVPTTNHSQPMEEVSIQAMLEEIETCIQQAIETTDKPTTIIMAGDFNRHHPMWSKNRIYHVAIEHAEELVTFFHKHGLQPCLPRGTPTYWSMSYPGSNSTIDLTVTDTPESLIKCHLYHDHYGSDHRAVYSEWSLDPSRNAEREPRRAYDRADWKQIGESVQAQIAQTPPIHTEAELEGAVAKLITCTTFAVDQHTPMAKPSPYSKRWFSPELKEQQREVNRARRKWQESCAEKGRQDPMSLILFGDMRTKRRAWTRAIEKAKATHWKDFLDSAGEGHLWKAASYMRPRESYGNIPPLKQDKGETADNTEKARLFMRTFFPRMAPPEDTMEMEQREEIPWTPITEQEVYRALRAAKPMKAPGEDGIPMLVWRQLWQWLRTEILRIFTASVNLGYYPEKWKRARIVVLRKPGKPDYTLPGAYRPISLLNTLGKVLEAVMAKRLSYYAEEYGLLPNTQFGGRPGRNPEQALLVLRNAIDRAWLASKVITLVAFDLKGAFNGVSSNILDRQLKAKGIPTKLRAWVASFMEGRSASISFDDFESARSLLENAGLAQGSPLSPILFIFFNSNLVNQRVDYHGGASAFIDDYFRWRAGKSAEENIRKLQEEDIPRIEQWAKLTGSCFAAEKTELIHFTRKKREQTKGRLVIQGATIEPSATAKLLGVVCDQELRWKEHVQQAVNRATKVNIALAGLRHLRPGQMRQVYQACVTPIMDYASTVWHNPLKDKRHLRVLDTVQRSALIRILSAFRTVATATVEVETYTLPTHLRLKQRAQRVIVNLCTLPRDHPIQDVISRARRRRDNVGSQPRFPLAESMKTMRLEQLDGLETIDPKPMAPWKPPGFLEIDIEPDREKAKDKATALQASSNMVVFSDASGQNNQLGAATVILDHNKDVVESRQLSIGSMANWSVYAAELIGIFYAISLVLKIVSSRPRTPTTSQQEPATILCDSMSALQAIRNPGNKSGQRIIHANLQAAAELKARGIPLRLQWIPGHCDDPGNDAADKLARMAVGLDKMHPFPRLVSQERASIRKQILKEWEHEWKTCKKGSHLRRIDPKLPAIRTRRLYDSLPRNQAYLLTQLRTGHCWLAPYGKLHGHREDDKCECGAKETVTHVLLDCSKLRIPRQKLRRELGEAFGDIPAMLGGKGETSHVKAVLDFAEASQRFRSRGPRGPQRQNSRQTATTGP, from the coding sequence ATGACGACACCCAACCTGCGACTAGTACAATTGAACATATGGAAATCTAGAGCAGGCATGGAAGCCCTGATTAACGATTCCCAAACACAAAACTTGGACATACTCCTCATCCAAGAGCCGCCACTCACGGCATACAGCACACACGTCAACCACAGCGCCTGGCACCTCTACCAGTCAACATGTCAGGAGGACACCCCCAAGAAACGTAGCCTACTCTATGTGAACAGGCGAATCTCAACAGCCTCACATCGACAGATAAAATGCAACCACCCCGATGTCACAGCAGTCAAAATGTGGACCATGGAGCGGCAAATGCTGATATTCTCGATATATGTCCCAACCACGAACCACAGCCAACCCATGGAAGAGGTCTCAATCCAAGCgatgctggaagagatcgagaccTGCATCCAACAAGCGATAGAAACCACAGACAAGCCAACAACAATTATCATGGCAGGAGACTTTAACCGCCATCACCCAATGTGGAGCAAAAACCGCATCTACCATGTCGCGATAGAACACGCTGAAGAATTAGTCACTTTCTTTCACAAGCACGGACTCCAGCCATGCCTCCCCCGAGGCACCCCTACATACTGGTCGATGAGTTACCCCGGAAGCAACTCCACCATCGATCTCACGGTAACGGATACACCTGAAAGCCTTATAAAATGCCACCTTTACCATGACCACTATGGATCAGACCATCGAGCTGTTTACTCTGAATGGTCCCTTGACCCATCACGGAACGCCGAACGCGAACCTCGAAGAGCATATGACCGCGCGGACTGGAAACAGATTGGAGAATCTGTTCAAGCCCAAATAGCACAAACACCGCCCATCCATACGGAGGCTGAACTTGAAGGAGCAGTGGCGAAGCTCATTACGTGCACAACCTTTGCAGTGGACCAGCACACACCAATGGCTAAACCGTCACCATACTCCAAACGGTGGTTCTCCCCAGAACTCAAGGAGCAACAACGCGAAGTTAATAGGGCACGGAGAAAATGGCAAGAAAGCTGCGCTGAGAAAGGGCGTCAAGATCCAATGTCACTAATTTTGTTCGGAGACATGCGGACGAAACGCAGAGCATGGACAAGAGCCATTGAAAAGGCAAAAGCCACCCACTGGAAGGACTTCCTCGACAGCGCCGGAGAGGGCCACCTGTGGAAAGCAGCCTCGTACATGCGCCCTCGGGAATCGTATGGAAACATCCCACCATTGAAACAAGACAAAGGGGAGACAGCGGACAACACGGAGAAAGCAAGGCTATTTATGAGAACCTTCTTCCCCAGGATGGCACCACCAGAAGACACCATGGAGATggaacaaagagaagagatccCATGGACACCCATCACCGAGCAAGAGGTCTACAGGGCCCTTCGGGCCGCCAAACCCATGAAAGCACCCGGAGAGGACGGAATACCAATGCTGGTATGGAGACAGCTGTGGCAATGGCTGAGGACGGAGATCCTCCGGATCTTCACCGCATCGGTCAACCTAGGGTACTATCCAGAAAAATGGAAGCGAGCAAGGATCGTTGTCCTCCGGAAGCCAGGGAAGCCTGACTATACCCTGCCGGGTGCATACCGGCCGATCTCTCTCCTGAACACTCTGGGGAAAGTCCTCGAAGCTGTCATGGCCAAACGCCTTTCATACTACGCAGAAGAATACGGCCTGCTACCAAATACTCAATTCGGGGGTCGACCAGGCCGTAACCCTGAACAAGCGTTGCTTGTGCTGAGGAATGCGATTGACCGAGCATGGCTAGCGTCGAAAGTGATAACACTAGTGGCCTTTGACCTCAAAGGGGCATTTAATGGGGTTAGCAGTAACATCCTTGACCGACAACTCAAGGCCAAAGGAATCCCCACCAAGCTGCGAGCCTGGGTAGCCAGTTTCATGGAAGGCCGATCAGCCAGTATCTCATTTGACGACTTTGAGTCCGCCAGATCCCTGCTAGAGAACGCGGGCCTGGCGCAAGGTTCGCCCCTATCGCCAattctctttatcttcttcaactccaacCTGGTAAACCAGCGGGTGGACTACCACGGCGGCGCGTCCGCATTTATCGACGACTACTTTCGGTGGCGCGCGGGGAAATCCGCCGAGGAGAACATCAGGAAActccaggaggaagacatccCCCGCATTGAACAATGGGCAAAACTAACAGGCTCATGCTTCGCCGCGGAGAAAACCGAGCTTATCCACTTTACTAGAAAGAAACGCGAACAAACCAAAGGGAGACTGGTAATCCAAGGCGCGACCATCGAGCCCTCAGCGACAGCCAAGCTGCTTGGGGTGGTGTGCGACCAGGAATTAAGATGGAAGGAACACGTACAGCAAGCAGTGAATCGAGCCACCAAGGTCAACATCGCCCTGGCGGGACTTCGACACCTCCGTCCCGGACAAATGAGGCAGGTCTACCAGGCCTGTGTGACACCAATCATGGACTATGCATCAACAGTCTGGCACAACCCTCTCAAAGACAAGAGACACCTTAGGGTGCTCGACACGGTCCAAAGGTCAGCCTTGATTCGAATATTGTCCGCATTCCGAACAGTCGCAACAGCAACGGTGGAAGTGGAAACATACACGCTGCCAACGCATCTGCGACTCAAACAGAGAGCACAGAGGGTGATTGTCAACCTGTGCACGCTCCCTAGAGACCACCCGATTCAGGATGTGATTTCACGAGCTCGGAGGCGACGCGATAACGTGGGATCCCAACCCCGGTTCCCGCTGGCAGAATCAATGAAAACCATGAGGCTGGAACAACTAGATGGACTAGAAACGATCGACCCGAAACCAATGGCCCCTTGGAAACCCCCAGGCTTTTTGGAGATTGACATTGAACCAGACCgggagaaagcaaaggacAAGGCTACTGCCCTACAGGCGTCATCCAATATGGTAGTCTTCTCGGATGCATCCGGGCAGAATAACCAACTTGGCGCAGCGACAGTGATACTAGACCACAATAAAGATGTAGTCGAGTCCCGACAACTCTCCATTGGATCGATGGCCAATTGGTCAGTGTACGCGGCGGAGCTTATTGGGATATTCTACGCCATTAGCCTTGTCCTAAAGATAGTAAGCTCAAGACCAAGAACCCCGACAACCTCACAACAAGAACCAGCAACAATCCTCTGCGACAGCATGTCAGCACTACAGGCCATCAGAAACCCAGGCAATAAGTCAGGACAACGGATCATCCATGCCAATCTGCAGGCCGCCGCAGAATTGAAAGCGCGAGGCAtccccctccgcctccaaTGGATCCCGGGACACTGCGACGACCCTGGAAACGATGCAGCAGACAAACTAGCCAGAATGGCAGTTGGTCTGGATAAAATGCACCCCTTCCCCCGCCTTGTCTCCCAAGAAAGAGCAAGCATTCGAAAGCAGATCCTCAAAGAGTGGGAACATGAATGGAAGACATGCAAAAAGGGTAGCCACCTACGGCGGATTGACCCAAAGTTGCCTGCTATCCGCACCCGACGACTATACGACTCGTTGCCACGGAACCAAGCCTACTTACTTACCCAGCTGCGGACTGGCCACTGCTGGTTGGCTCCGTACGGCAAACTTCATGGACACCGAGAAGACGATAAATGCGAATGCGGTGCCAAGGAAACAGTAACCCACGTCCTACTAGACTGCTCAAAACTTAGAATACCACGACAGAAACTACGCAGGGAGCTTGGAGAAGCGTTCGGTGATATACCGGCCATGTtaggagggaaaggagaaaccAGCCACGTGAAGGCTGTACTGGATTTTGCAGAAGCATCTCAAAGGTTTCGTAGCCGCGGACCAAGGGGCCCGCAAAGACAGAACTCAAGGCAGACGGCCACCACAGGCCCCTAG
- a CDS encoding uncharacterized protein (predicted protein), with the protein MSPPQARFVGVCFGLDPDISPSPSDSDLSFSFLLAPMIISLTAEATLAEAIARHADQSTLMEGWKSCLYKLLSFLNRSACFYRNLSSKALFLFKHSFRRSA; encoded by the exons ATGTCCCCACCCCAAGCACGATTCGTTGGGGTCTGCTTCGGACTGGACCCAGAtatctccccctccccttcaGACAGCGACCtgtccttttcatttcttttggCTCCAATGATCATCTCACTTACGGCTGAGGCGACACTCGCTGAAGCAATTGCTCGTCACGCAGA CCAGAGCACCTTGATGGAGGGC TGGAAATCCTGCCTTTATAAgcttctgagcttcctcAATCGAAGCGCCTGCTTCTATAGAAATCTTTCCAGTAaagcgctttttctttttaagcaTTCTTTCAGGCGCAGCGCGTAG
- a CDS encoding uncharacterized protein (predicted protein), whose amino-acid sequence MTSTITRTILAYIYTIHSSAFYDKLTQTTLISVWIPEIANCQSEGKVREPDITVYLSAYSGFKTLDQENGKLGMEGEIVSTPHVTPAKAALGTKSQPCGKWDTPLGAMGPRHINLG is encoded by the exons ATGACTTCAACTATTACTCGAACGATCTTAGCCTATATCTACACTATTCATTCTAGCGCCTTCTACGACAAGTTGACTCAGACTACACTAATTTCGGTGTGGATACCAGAGATCGCCAACTGTCAATCTGAAGGCAAAGTGCGGGAACCAGATATTACAGTATATCTTTCGGCATACTCTGGTTTCAAAACCTTGGATCAGGAAAATGGCAAACTGGGGATGGAAGGGGAGATT GTCTCAACGCCGCATGTGACCCCCGCAAAGGCGGCTCTCGGAACCAAATCCCAGCCCTGTGGCAAGTGGGACACCCCACTTGGCGCCATGGGACCTCGTCATATAAACCTGGGGTAG
- a CDS encoding uncharacterized protein (predicted protein): MALLLFSTFLAGPVAASNYATRLDTTATNIGPLTTRFTPPASCSDIRTRAFYDIIPKLEMGCEGPGGNECCPPNWRDDVYYSPGMCPAGYQTCTLPTSKQRIETTAMCCPDNFACNGQGRCTRPLNTRIPLTMTDATRTTTRTEYAITATPIQIRFKAAESTIVPIPTASLKLPRGYLYKREKVGIGIEVSAAVIGFAIAPLENYPIPETPDVPPPAYPGPSDGLGTAAPVPGSSTDNWPMGGRK; encoded by the exons ATGGcgcttcttttgttttctactTTCCTAGCGGGCCCCGTAGCAGCATCCAACTATGCTACGAGGCTAGATACCACGGCGACAAACATCGGCCCGCTCACGACACGCTTTACCCCTCCAGCCTCATGTTCCGATATTCGCACGAGAGCCTTCTATGACATCATCCCTAAGCTCGAAATGGGATGTGAAGGACCCGGAGGAAACGAGTGTTGCCCACCAAATTGGCGAGACGATGTTTACTACAGTCCTGGGATGTGCCCGGCAGGATACCAGACCTGTACACTGCCAACCTCCAAACAACGTATCGAGACGACTGCTATGTGTTGTCCAGA CAATTTCGCATGTAACGGTCAAGGCCGCTGTACTCGCCCATTGAACACTAGGATTCCCCTTACCATGACCGATGCCACACGGACAACCACACGAACCGAATACGCCATAACGGCAACCCCGATCCAAATCCGCTTTAAGGCGGCCGAATCCACGATCGTGCCAATCCCGACTGCGTCTCTGAAGCTTCCGAGGGGGTATCTGTACAAGCGTGAAAAGGTGGGCATTGGTATTGAAGTTTCGGCTGCCGTTATTGGATTTGCGATTG CTCCATTGGAGAATTATCCTATCCCCGAAACCCCTGATGTCCCTCCGCCTGCTTATCCCGGACCGAGTGATGGTTTGGGCACAGCGGCGCCGGTTCCAGGTAGCAGCACTGATAACTGGCCGATGGGGGGACGAAAGTAG
- a CDS encoding putative short chain oxidoreductase/dehydrogenase (dehydrogenases with different specificities (related to short-chain alcohol dehydrogenases)), with protein MAPQVWFITGASSGLGLSLSLYALSAGHHVIGTVRNASKSADAVQTIQNKGGKIVELDVTKADAIPEAVKKAESFYGKIDVLVNNAGYSLLGAVEDLNDKESALQMETNFFGPLRVIRAVLPGMRGNRSGTIVNISSVAGQDALPSCGLYSASKFALEGLSESLSRELAPFNISVLVVEPGAFRTNFLSAVQRNESGLSEPYKGGPVDTMLGNFESAQGKQKGDPEKAIARIFEVVTGEGAAGGLKGQILRLPLGPDCVQRMQAKLDKANADLNAAREFALNTNYD; from the exons ATGGCACCGCAAGTTTGGTTCATCACCGGTGCCTCCTCGGGCTTGGGTCTATCCCTTTCGCTGTACGCACTGTCAGCCGGGCATCATGTCATCGGGACCGTTCGCAACGCATCAAAGTCCGCAGATGCAGTCCAGACAATTCAAAATAAGGGCGGAAAGATCGTGGAGCTAGACGTTACCAAGGCCGATGCTATTCCTGAAGCAGTGAAAAAGGCAGAAAGCTTTTACGGGAAAATCGATGTATTAGTGAACAACGCGGGGTACTCATTATTAGGCGCCGTGGAGGACCTGAA TGACAAAGAAAGCGCACTCCAGATGGAAACTAATTTCTTTGGTCCTCTCCGAGTAATCCGAGCAGTGCTCCCTGGTATGCGCGGCAACAGGAGTGGAACGATCGTGAACATTAGTAGCGTCGCTGGTCAAGATGCTTTGCCTTCTTGCGGGTTGTATTCTGCAAGCAAATTCGCACTGGAAGGTCTATCTGAATCGCTGAGTCGTGAACTTGCACCGTTTAATATTTCAGTTCTTGTGGTGGAACCCGGTGCTTTCCGTACGAATTTCCTGTCGGCAGTTCAGAGGAACGAGAGCGGGCTTAGTGAACCATATAAAGGTGGACCGGTGGATACCATGCTAGGCAATTTCGAGTCAGCACAAGGCAAACAAAAAGGAGACCCTGAAAAGGCGATCGCTAGGATCTTTGAAGTCGTCACTGGAGAGGGCGCCGCTGGTGGACTTAAGGGGCAGATTCTAAGATTGCCACTGGGTCCGGATTGCGTGCAAAGAATGCAGGCGAAGCTGGATAAGGCAAATGCTGATCTCAATGCTGCGCGCGAATTCGCACTGAATACCAACTATGATTAG
- a CDS encoding uncharacterized protein (predicted protein), whose product MRVLDIAYLGLAALGLARACETDEDCSLNGVCIDGPDGPKNSDHPGILSRICKCDPGWFGEDCGRLDLAPATRYTGYNYTNVTDPSYYGTYGNSSWGGEILQDPDDPTLFHLFASQFSYGCGLSGWRPHSFIMRAESRNGPQGPYHFAETVAPAFRHNPYVFFSPADNKYLLYTIGVDAPKPEKCQSISNTRWPNNISVASSDSIRGPWTPFKMILNSKDPQSTNPAPWPLWFPENPTSQIIMGVEGNAIFIADTWDGEYKLMYTQKWNTTNYSPTWTEDPFFWRDKRGNWHTLTHWMIDIVEHDGQKWPRVGAHMYARNLTGPWYFKLYEAFNSTVAFTDGSVETLKRRERPKIFFSDDGEMTPLYLINGVQSMNESSRSYTLIQPIGTKWKQYEKDLGFYSDLRYRYLSNDGHPGPIGDDFDKERT is encoded by the coding sequence ATGCGTGTTTTGGATATTGCATATCTGGGGCTAGCTGCCCTCGGGCTTGCCCGTGCCTGTGAAACTGATGAAGATTGCAGCCTCAATGGCGTCTGCATTGACGGCCCTGATGGTCCTAAGAATAGTGATCACCCAGGGATACTAAGCAGAATATGCAAATGTGATCCCGGTTGGTTTGGTGAAGACTGTGGCAGACTGGATCTCGCTCCGGCGACTCGATATACAGGTTACAACTACACAAACGTTACCGACCCAAGCTACTACGGAACATATGGCAACTCCTCCTGGGGTGGAGAGATTTTACAAGATCCAGATGATCCTACCCTATTCCATCTATTTGCCTCTCAGTTCAGCTACGGCTGTGGGCTCAGTGGCTGGAGACCACATTCTTTCATAATGAGAGCGGAGTCTCGGAATGGACCGCAGGGCCCATACCATTTCGCCGAGACGGTGGCTCCGGCTTTTCGCCATAATCCTTATGTGTTCTTCAGTCCAGCGGATAATAAGTATCTTTTATATACCATCGGCGTTGATGCACCAAAGCCAGAGAAATGCCAAAGCATCTCGAACACACGGTGGCCAAACAACATCTCCGTCGCCAGTTCTGATAGCATCCGAGGTCCTTGGACCCCATTTAAAATGATTCTTAACTCCAAAGACCCGCAATCAACCAACCCTGCCCCGTGGCCACTTTGGTTCCCAGAAAACCCAACCAGCCAAATTATAATGGGAGTCGAAGGAAATGCAATCTTCATCGCCGACACATGGGACGGCGAATACAAATTGATGTACACGCAGAAATGGAACACAACCAACTACAGCCCCACATGGACTGAAGACCCGTTTTTCTGGCGCGACAAGCGGGGAAACTGGCACACGCTGACGCACTGGATGATCGATATTGTTGAACATGATGGGCAGAAATGGCCCCGTGTGGGGGCCCATATGTACGCGCGCAACTTGACTGGACCTTGGTATTTCAAGTTATATGAGGCTTTTAACTCTACTGTTGCGTTTACTGATGGGTCGGTTGAGACCCTGAAGCGCCGTGAGAGACCGAAGATTTTTTTTAGTGACGATGGTGAGATGACACCGCTTTATTTGATCAATGGGGTGCAGAGCATGAATGAGAGTTCGCGCAGTTATACTCTTATCCAACCGATTGGAACGAAGTGGAAGCAGTATGAGAAAGACCTTGGCTTTTATAGTGATTTACGATATCGGTATCTGAGCAATGACGGGCATCCTGGCCCGATAGGGGACGATTTCGATAAAGAGCGTACCTGA